The following proteins come from a genomic window of Methanomassiliicoccales archaeon:
- a CDS encoding RNA-binding protein, producing the protein MSEIRVRKRRRLREKELKALSDGLTSSAGVQVLSPKDTVDVAEGPECELIFINNVIEGMIVEGRPFLTIRGLLRLKATRSYVTVDMGAVPYVTNGADIMAPGIVEVDPEVKEGDLVWIRDVTHKRPLAVGKALVSAEVMAAKSPGKAIKNLHFVGDKIWKYDER; encoded by the coding sequence GTGAGCGAGATAAGGGTTAGAAAGCGCAGGAGGCTGCGGGAGAAGGAGCTCAAGGCCCTTTCTGACGGGCTGACCTCCTCGGCGGGCGTCCAGGTGCTGTCGCCCAAGGACACCGTGGACGTGGCCGAGGGGCCGGAATGCGAGCTCATCTTCATCAACAACGTCATAGAAGGCATGATCGTCGAGGGACGACCGTTCCTTACCATCCGCGGACTTCTGCGGCTCAAGGCCACCCGGAGCTACGTGACCGTGGACATGGGCGCCGTACCGTACGTCACCAACGGCGCGGACATCATGGCTCCGGGCATAGTGGAAGTGGACCCAGAGGTGAAGGAGGGGGACCTGGTATGGATCAGGGACGTCACGCACAAGCGACCGCTGGCCGTGGGCAAGGCGCTGGTGAGCGCCGAGGTCATGGCCGCCAAGTCGCCGGGGAAGGCCATAAAGAACCTGCACTTCGTGGGAGACAAGATTTGGAAGTACGATGAAAGGTAA
- the sepF gene encoding cell division protein SepF produces the protein MPILKKPLGKGKEEIKSVETDQYIDLGALYFQEESSISAGGIKIAEIQRYEDVGPITQPVYQGNIMMIDYSPIANDQNTLKRITNELKSVARDTNGDVAAIGNNFIVVAPNGIRIDRKKIKGGYQ, from the coding sequence ATGCCAATTCTCAAGAAACCGCTGGGTAAGGGGAAGGAAGAGATAAAGAGCGTGGAGACCGACCAGTACATCGATCTCGGAGCGCTGTACTTCCAGGAGGAGAGCAGCATCTCCGCTGGAGGCATCAAGATCGCCGAGATCCAACGCTACGAGGACGTGGGTCCCATCACCCAACCGGTGTACCAGGGTAACATCATGATGATAGATTATTCCCCAATAGCCAACGACCAGAACACCCTCAAGCGCATCACCAACGAGCTGAAGTCGGTGGCCCGCGACACCAACGGTGACGTGGCCGCCATTGGCAACAACTTCATCGTGGTGGCGCCCAACGGCATCCGGATAGACCGGAAGAAGATAAAGGGCGGCTACCAGTAA